From Actinosynnema mirum DSM 43827, a single genomic window includes:
- a CDS encoding ABC transporter permease, giving the protein MTTTAKPLPADPLAGRAVDRLVRRPEVGALLGALLVFAFFSLATERFLSPAGVATWLDDASTLGIAAVAVALLMIGGEFDLSAGVMTASTALVTAVLATRLGWNTWLALLVSLVFALAVGALNGWLVVRTGLPSFIVTLGAFLALQGLNLGVTRLVTGTVQVSGMRSADGYASAGYFFASTIDVGGTAFRVSILWWLGVTALAAVVLLRTRFGNWVFAVGGNATAARAVGVPVRRTKILLFMTTAAAAWLVGSINILRFTSVQANQGIGLEFQFIIAAVIGGCLLTGGFGSAIGAAIGALIFGMARQGIVYANWNSDWFQLFLGAMLLAAVLVNNALRRRAERVRR; this is encoded by the coding sequence ATGACCACCACCGCCAAGCCCTTGCCCGCCGACCCGCTCGCGGGCCGCGCCGTGGACCGCCTCGTCCGCCGCCCCGAGGTCGGCGCCCTGCTCGGCGCGCTGCTCGTGTTCGCCTTCTTCTCCCTGGCCACCGAGCGCTTCCTCAGCCCGGCGGGCGTCGCCACCTGGCTCGACGACGCCTCCACCCTCGGCATCGCCGCCGTCGCCGTCGCCCTGCTGATGATCGGCGGCGAGTTCGACCTGTCGGCGGGCGTCATGACCGCGTCCACCGCGCTGGTCACCGCGGTCCTGGCCACCCGCCTGGGCTGGAACACCTGGCTCGCCCTGCTGGTGTCGCTGGTCTTCGCCCTCGCGGTCGGCGCCCTCAACGGCTGGCTCGTCGTGCGCACCGGCCTGCCCAGCTTCATCGTCACCCTCGGCGCGTTCCTCGCCCTGCAGGGCCTCAACCTCGGCGTCACCCGCCTGGTCACCGGCACCGTCCAGGTGTCCGGGATGCGCTCCGCCGACGGCTACGCCTCCGCCGGGTACTTCTTCGCCTCCACCATCGACGTCGGCGGCACCGCCTTCCGCGTCTCGATCCTGTGGTGGCTCGGGGTGACCGCGCTCGCCGCCGTCGTGCTGCTGCGCACCCGCTTCGGCAACTGGGTCTTCGCCGTCGGCGGCAACGCCACCGCCGCCCGCGCGGTCGGCGTGCCGGTGCGCCGCACCAAGATCCTGCTGTTCATGACCACCGCCGCGGCGGCTTGGCTGGTCGGCAGCATCAACATCCTGCGGTTCACCAGCGTCCAGGCCAACCAGGGCATCGGGCTGGAGTTCCAGTTCATCATCGCGGCCGTCATCGGCGGCTGCCTGCTCACCGGCGGCTTCGGCTCCGCGATCGGCGCCGCCATCGGCGCGCTCATCTTCGGCATGGCCCGCCAGGGCATCGTCTACGCCAACTGGAACAGCGACTGGTTCCAGCTGTTCCTCGGCGCGATGCTGCTGGCCGCCGTGCTGGTCAACAACGCGCTGCGGCGCAGGGCGGAGAGGGTGCGGCGGTGA
- a CDS encoding LacI family DNA-binding transcriptional regulator — translation MSRPTMEDVARRAGVSRALVSLVMRGSPRVSEVRRSAVLVAARELGYSPHAMARSLASRTSRVLGVMVSDLHNAFFAEVVDGIDAVARERGFDLIMNTGGRSPARERGAVQSLLSFRPAGLALLSPVVPSATIAGAAAQTPVVLVARSSRLSAVDTVNDDGVLGIGLAVDHLVSLGHREIAHLDGGQGAQAGPRRRGYLASVAAHGLAPLVVGSEYTDAAGAAAVRELLARGTAPTALVACNDANAVGAISALEEAGLRVPRDVSVVGYDNTSLAALRHVSLTTVDQPRNELGRLAALALLERADGGRAEPVRRLLRPSLVVRSTTAPPR, via the coding sequence GTGTCCAGACCGACGATGGAGGACGTCGCGCGGCGCGCGGGCGTGTCCAGGGCGCTCGTGTCGCTGGTCATGCGGGGGTCACCGAGGGTGAGCGAGGTGCGGCGGTCGGCGGTGCTGGTGGCGGCGCGGGAGCTGGGGTACTCGCCGCACGCGATGGCCAGGTCGCTGGCCAGCCGGACCTCGCGGGTGCTGGGCGTGATGGTGTCGGACCTGCACAACGCGTTCTTCGCCGAGGTGGTCGACGGGATCGACGCGGTGGCGCGGGAGCGGGGCTTCGACCTGATCATGAACACCGGCGGGCGGTCACCGGCGCGCGAGCGCGGGGCGGTGCAGAGCCTGCTGTCGTTCCGGCCCGCCGGGCTCGCGCTGCTGTCGCCGGTGGTGCCGTCCGCGACGATCGCGGGCGCGGCGGCGCAGACGCCGGTGGTGCTGGTGGCCCGCTCGTCCCGGCTGTCCGCGGTGGACACCGTGAACGACGACGGGGTGCTCGGCATCGGGCTGGCCGTGGACCACCTGGTGTCGTTGGGGCACAGGGAGATCGCGCACCTGGACGGCGGTCAGGGCGCGCAGGCCGGGCCGCGCAGGCGCGGGTACCTGGCGAGCGTGGCCGCGCACGGGCTGGCGCCGCTGGTGGTGGGCAGCGAGTACACCGACGCGGCGGGCGCGGCGGCGGTGCGGGAGCTGCTGGCGCGCGGGACGGCGCCGACGGCGCTGGTGGCGTGCAACGACGCCAACGCGGTGGGCGCGATCTCCGCGCTGGAGGAGGCCGGACTGCGGGTGCCGCGCGACGTGTCCGTGGTGGGCTACGACAACACCTCGCTGGCGGCGCTGCGGCACGTCTCGCTGACCACGGTGGACCAGCCGCGCAACGAGCTGGGCAGACTGGCGGCGCTGGCGCTGCTGGAGCGGGCGGACGGCGGCCGGGCGGAGCCGGTGCGGCGGCTGCTGCGGCCATCGCTGGTGGTGCGCTCGACGACGGCGCCACCCCGGTGA
- a CDS encoding helix-turn-helix domain-containing protein — MRCAFGPKVARRLLRCELERLCGESGRTHAQVGERLGMTRSGFTQFLRGRTLPSRPVLEVLVSYFARPEHLPLLLELLSAAKARPDRVVELVTPHEPGPVLVSVATSIEAYDPMLVNALLRSEPYTRAVIEHRGGGEPEVAEALTGQAPLTRATAPVRLWAVLEERVLRRPVGGAGVVRGQVEHLLELAELDNVTLQVLREEVGLHPSLQGPIFLLRFDDHWRVAYEETRRCGYYYDAVDAVEDYGQAMNHLRHLSLDPAATKDFLVGLRAEL; from the coding sequence GTGCGGTGCGCGTTCGGGCCGAAGGTCGCCAGGCGGCTGCTGCGGTGCGAGTTGGAGCGGTTGTGCGGGGAGTCCGGGAGGACGCACGCGCAGGTGGGGGAGCGGCTGGGCATGACGCGCAGCGGGTTCACCCAGTTCCTGCGTGGACGGACCCTGCCGAGCAGGCCGGTGCTGGAGGTGCTGGTGTCCTACTTCGCGCGCCCGGAGCACCTGCCGCTGCTGCTGGAGCTGCTGTCCGCGGCGAAGGCGAGGCCGGACCGGGTGGTCGAGCTGGTGACGCCGCACGAGCCGGGGCCGGTGCTGGTGTCGGTGGCGACGAGCATCGAGGCGTACGACCCGATGCTGGTCAACGCGCTGCTGCGCAGCGAGCCGTACACCAGGGCGGTGATCGAGCACCGGGGCGGCGGGGAGCCGGAGGTCGCGGAGGCGCTCACCGGGCAGGCCCCGCTGACGCGCGCCACCGCGCCGGTGCGGTTGTGGGCGGTGCTGGAGGAGCGGGTCCTGCGGCGGCCGGTCGGCGGGGCGGGGGTGGTGCGGGGGCAGGTGGAGCACCTGCTGGAGCTGGCGGAGCTGGACAACGTCACCTTGCAGGTGCTGCGCGAGGAGGTGGGGCTGCACCCGTCGCTGCAGGGGCCGATCTTCCTGCTGCGCTTCGACGACCACTGGCGCGTGGCGTACGAGGAGACGAGGAGGTGCGGCTACTACTACGACGCGGTCGACGCGGTGGAGGACTACGGGCAGGCGATGAACCACCTGCGGCACCTGTCGCTCGACCCGGCGGCGACGAAGGACTTCCTGGTGGGCCTGCGCGCGGAGCTGTGA
- the iolC gene encoding 5-dehydro-2-deoxygluconokinase: MSAAGGLPEVLTVGRVGVDLYPEQSGVPLAEVRTFAKSLGGTATNVAVAAARLGRSAAVLTKVGADGFGGYVRATLRGFGVSADHVGTAPDLRTPVVFCALDPPDDPPLLFYRQPTAPDLTLAPADVPWDLVAEVPLLWVTGTGVCAEPARSTQRALLEHRARRAHTVLDLDHRPAFWDSAERAGREIGWMLDHVTVAVGNRAEAEIAVGAADPAEAARRMLARGVGLAVVKLGADGVLVATRDGAWTVPPCPVDVVCGLGAGDAFGGALAHGLLAGWPPERTARYANAAGALVAARLACADAMPTPDEIEPLLDQAPERPRS; encoded by the coding sequence GTGAGCGCCGCCGGGGGACTTCCCGAGGTGCTGACCGTGGGTCGGGTCGGCGTCGACCTGTACCCGGAGCAGAGCGGCGTGCCGCTGGCCGAGGTGCGCACCTTCGCGAAGTCCCTCGGCGGCACCGCCACCAACGTCGCCGTCGCCGCCGCCCGCCTGGGGCGTTCGGCCGCCGTGCTGACCAAGGTCGGCGCGGACGGCTTCGGCGGCTACGTGCGGGCGACCCTGCGCGGCTTCGGCGTCAGCGCCGACCACGTCGGCACCGCCCCCGACCTGCGCACCCCCGTGGTGTTCTGCGCGCTCGACCCGCCGGACGACCCGCCGCTGCTGTTCTACCGCCAGCCCACCGCCCCCGACCTGACCCTCGCGCCCGCCGACGTGCCGTGGGACCTGGTCGCCGAGGTGCCGCTGCTGTGGGTCACCGGAACCGGCGTGTGCGCCGAACCGGCCCGCTCCACCCAGCGCGCCCTGCTGGAGCACCGGGCCCGCCGCGCGCACACCGTCCTGGACCTGGACCACCGGCCCGCGTTCTGGGACAGCGCCGAGCGGGCCGGGCGCGAGATCGGCTGGATGCTCGACCACGTCACGGTCGCCGTCGGCAACCGCGCCGAGGCGGAGATCGCCGTGGGCGCCGCCGACCCCGCCGAGGCCGCGCGGCGGATGCTCGCGCGCGGGGTCGGGTTAGCCGTGGTGAAGCTCGGCGCGGACGGCGTGCTGGTCGCCACCCGCGACGGCGCCTGGACCGTCCCGCCCTGCCCGGTGGACGTGGTGTGCGGGCTCGGCGCGGGCGACGCGTTCGGCGGCGCGCTCGCCCACGGCCTGCTCGCCGGGTGGCCGCCGGAGCGCACCGCCCGCTACGCGAACGCCGCGGGCGCCCTGGTCGCCGCCCGCCTGGCCTGCGCCGACGCCATGCCCACCCCGGACGAGATCGAACCGCTGCTGGACCAGGCCCCCGAGCGACCCCGGAGCTGA
- a CDS encoding TIM barrel protein, translating to MRLAGAPITWGVCEVPGWGEVLPPATVLADMAALGLTATELGPPDYLPADPDELHDLLAAHDLALVGGFLATPLHEPGAVAEAERAAERLARAGGDVLVLAAATGLDGYDARPELTPAQWTALLRAAEAARDAAAAHGVRTALHPHVGTHVERATEVGRLLAESDVPLCLDTGHLLIGGADPLELASRHPDRIGHVHLKDVRADLATEVREGRTGYAAAVRRGLYPPLGEGDLDVPGILTALRINGYGGWLVLEQDTALDAGATSAGPVGDTARGLAFLHPHLG from the coding sequence GTGAGGCTCGCCGGGGCGCCGATCACCTGGGGCGTGTGCGAGGTCCCCGGCTGGGGCGAGGTCCTGCCGCCCGCCACCGTGCTCGCCGACATGGCCGCGCTCGGCCTGACCGCCACCGAGCTCGGCCCGCCCGACTACCTGCCCGCCGACCCGGACGAGCTGCACGACCTGCTCGCCGCGCACGACCTCGCGCTCGTCGGCGGCTTCCTCGCCACGCCGCTGCACGAGCCCGGCGCGGTCGCCGAGGCCGAGCGGGCCGCCGAGCGCCTGGCCCGCGCGGGCGGCGACGTCCTCGTCCTGGCCGCCGCCACCGGCCTGGACGGCTACGACGCCCGCCCCGAGCTGACCCCGGCCCAGTGGACCGCGCTGCTGCGCGCCGCCGAGGCCGCCCGCGACGCCGCCGCCGCGCACGGCGTGCGCACCGCCCTGCACCCGCACGTCGGCACGCACGTCGAGCGCGCCACCGAGGTCGGCCGCCTGCTCGCCGAGTCCGACGTGCCGCTGTGCCTGGACACCGGCCACCTGCTGATCGGCGGCGCGGACCCGCTCGAACTCGCCTCCCGACACCCCGACCGGATCGGGCACGTGCACCTCAAGGACGTGCGCGCCGACCTGGCCACCGAGGTCCGCGAGGGCCGCACCGGCTACGCCGCCGCCGTCCGGCGCGGCCTGTACCCGCCGCTGGGCGAGGGAGACCTGGACGTCCCCGGCATCCTCACCGCGCTGCGGATCAACGGCTACGGCGGTTGGCTGGTCCTGGAGCAGGACACCGCGCTCGACGCGGGCGCGACCTCGGCGGGCCCGGTCGGGGACACTGCACGGGGCCTGGCGTTCCTGCACCCCCACCTCGGCTGA
- a CDS encoding sugar ABC transporter substrate-binding protein, translating into MTPVPRSSTRAHCPPGRWWRGAALLTLLAACTGPTAEDPRPTGALAETGGPLRIAVITHGTAGDAFWNVVKNGATDAGEQLGAAVDYNSDGDPGKQATLVDNAVAQGVGGIVVSMANPDALRPAVEGAVRAGIPVVTINSGGARSAEFGAIAHVGQEEDLAGEEAGKRLKAEGKSKLLCVIHEAGNTGLNQRCDGARAGFGGETTTLQVDINNPTDAEARITGALRTDPSVDAVLALNSQVAATAVTAGRSAGSKAAVVTFDLNTDVTDAIKAGDVLFAVDQQQYEQGYLPVVLIKLYRDNANTVGGGKPVLTGPGIVDRSTVDRVAEYAERGTR; encoded by the coding sequence ATGACCCCCGTTCCGCGCAGCAGCACCCGCGCCCACTGTCCACCCGGCCGGTGGTGGCGGGGCGCGGCGCTCCTGACCCTGCTCGCCGCGTGCACCGGCCCCACCGCGGAGGACCCCCGCCCCACCGGCGCGCTCGCCGAGACCGGCGGTCCGCTGCGGATCGCCGTCATCACCCACGGCACGGCGGGCGACGCCTTCTGGAACGTGGTCAAGAACGGCGCCACCGACGCGGGCGAGCAGCTCGGCGCCGCCGTCGACTACAACTCCGACGGCGACCCCGGCAAGCAGGCCACCCTCGTGGACAACGCGGTCGCGCAGGGCGTCGGCGGCATCGTCGTGTCGATGGCCAACCCGGACGCGCTGCGCCCCGCCGTCGAGGGCGCCGTCCGCGCGGGCATCCCGGTGGTCACCATCAACTCCGGCGGGGCCCGCAGCGCCGAGTTCGGCGCGATCGCCCACGTCGGCCAAGAGGAGGACCTCGCCGGTGAGGAGGCGGGCAAGCGCCTGAAGGCGGAGGGGAAGTCCAAGCTGCTCTGCGTGATCCACGAGGCGGGCAACACCGGCCTCAACCAGCGCTGCGACGGGGCCCGCGCGGGCTTCGGGGGTGAGACCACCACGCTCCAGGTCGACATCAACAACCCGACCGACGCGGAGGCCCGGATCACCGGCGCGCTGCGCACCGACCCGTCGGTGGACGCCGTGCTGGCGCTCAACTCCCAGGTCGCCGCGACCGCCGTCACCGCGGGCAGGTCGGCCGGGTCTAAGGCCGCGGTCGTCACGTTCGACCTCAACACCGACGTCACCGACGCGATCAAGGCCGGGGACGTGCTGTTCGCCGTCGACCAGCAGCAGTACGAGCAGGGCTACCTCCCGGTCGTGCTGATCAAGCTCTACCGGGACAACGCCAACACCGTCGGCGGCGGCAAGCCCGTCCTCACCGGACCGGGCATCGTGGACCGCTCCACGGTGGACCGGGTCGCCGAGTACGCCGAGCGCGGGACCAGGTGA
- a CDS encoding ATP-binding cassette domain-containing protein, with translation MTALIEVDGIGKTYGSVDALHDVSATVEAGSVTCVLGDNGAGKSTLIKILSGVHRHDRGRFLVDGTEVRFSSPRDALDHGIATVHQDLAVVPLMSVWRNFFLGSEPRRGPFLDRRAARETTREALAELGIELRDVEQPVGTLSGGERQCVAIARAVHFGARVLILDEPTAALGVKQAGLVLRHVARARDRGLGVVLITHNPHHAHPVGDRFLLLQRGRAVGWHDKSEIGLAELTERMAGGAELAELEHELRGTDR, from the coding sequence GTGACGGCGCTCATCGAGGTCGACGGCATCGGCAAGACCTACGGCAGCGTGGACGCGCTGCACGACGTGTCCGCGACCGTCGAGGCCGGGAGCGTGACCTGCGTCCTCGGCGACAACGGCGCGGGCAAGTCCACCCTGATCAAGATCCTGTCCGGGGTGCACCGGCACGACCGGGGCCGCTTCCTGGTCGACGGCACCGAGGTGCGCTTCTCCTCCCCGCGCGACGCGCTCGACCACGGCATCGCCACCGTCCACCAGGACCTCGCGGTGGTGCCGCTGATGAGCGTGTGGCGCAACTTCTTCCTCGGCTCCGAGCCGCGCAGGGGCCCGTTCCTGGACCGCCGCGCCGCCCGCGAGACCACCAGGGAGGCGCTGGCGGAGCTGGGGATCGAGCTGCGCGACGTCGAGCAGCCGGTCGGCACCCTGTCCGGCGGCGAGCGCCAGTGCGTGGCCATCGCGCGGGCGGTGCACTTCGGCGCCCGCGTGCTCATCCTGGACGAGCCCACCGCAGCCCTCGGCGTCAAGCAGGCCGGGCTCGTCCTGCGGCACGTCGCCCGCGCCCGCGACCGGGGCCTCGGCGTCGTCCTGATCACCCACAACCCGCACCACGCGCACCCGGTCGGCGACCGGTTCCTGCTGCTCCAGCGGGGGCGCGCGGTCGGCTGGCACGACAAGTCCGAGATCGGCCTCGCCGAGCTGACCGAGCGCATGGCGGGTGGCGCGGAGCTGGCCGAGCTGGAGCACGAGCTGCGCGGGACCGACCGGTGA
- the arfB gene encoding alternative ribosome rescue aminoacyl-tRNA hydrolase ArfB: MDEDLVVLRSFVIPASELSERFSRSSGPGGQGVNTADSRVELSYDVGTSPAVPEHLRPLLLRRLENRLVNGVLTVAASEHRAQLQNRVAARKRLVMLLSSAVKVTATRRPTKPTRGSQERRIAEKKRRAQTKQGRKGGGAWD, translated from the coding sequence GTGGACGAAGACCTGGTGGTGCTGCGCTCGTTCGTCATCCCCGCGAGCGAGCTGAGCGAGCGCTTCTCCAGGTCCTCGGGCCCTGGGGGGCAGGGCGTGAACACGGCGGACAGCCGGGTGGAGCTGTCGTACGACGTGGGCACTTCCCCGGCCGTGCCGGAACACCTGCGCCCCCTGCTCCTGCGCCGCCTGGAGAACCGCTTGGTCAACGGCGTCCTGACGGTGGCCGCGAGCGAGCACCGCGCCCAGCTGCAGAACCGAGTGGCGGCCCGCAAACGCCTCGTGATGCTCCTGTCGAGCGCCGTGAAGGTAACCGCCACCCGCCGCCCCACCAAGCCGACGAGGGGCTCGCAGGAACGCCGCATCGCCGAGAAGAAGCGCCGAGCCCAAACCAAGCAGGGCCGCAAGGGCGGCGGCGCCTGGGACTGA
- a CDS encoding Gfo/Idh/MocA family protein: MRIGVAGAGRIGSMHATNLASLEQVDQVLLHDPLPGRAAAVAAGLPRTTAVDSFSDLLTACDGVLLATPTSTHPDLLRATTAAGVPALCEKPIAAGEAQMRALVADVEATGTEVVVGFQRRFDPATAELHRRLRAGEVGRVYLVRALGNDAVPPDPGYLPASGGLFRDLLIHDLDAVPWLVGEPVTEVYASGSVLVDEVFAAADDVDNAVALLTFAGGAHALLAGGRHDPAGYDHRIEVFGSRDCLAVGVDERTPLTSLEPGGRAPDDPYPGFPERFRRAYLAEVATFVDVAAGRAANPSPPRDSLVSLRLAEACERSRRTGAPVRLVEEPVGARSAR, encoded by the coding sequence ATGCGCATCGGAGTTGCCGGAGCGGGCCGGATCGGCTCGATGCACGCCACGAACCTGGCCTCGCTGGAGCAGGTCGACCAGGTGCTGCTGCACGACCCGCTGCCCGGCCGCGCCGCCGCCGTGGCCGCAGGTCTGCCGCGCACCACCGCCGTCGACAGCTTCTCCGACCTGCTCACCGCCTGTGACGGAGTCCTGCTCGCCACCCCCACCAGCACCCACCCCGACCTGCTCCGCGCGACCACCGCCGCGGGCGTCCCCGCGCTCTGCGAGAAGCCCATCGCCGCCGGGGAGGCGCAGATGCGCGCGCTCGTCGCGGACGTCGAGGCCACCGGCACCGAGGTCGTCGTCGGCTTCCAGCGCCGCTTCGACCCGGCCACCGCCGAGCTGCACCGCCGCCTGCGCGCGGGCGAGGTCGGCCGCGTCTACCTGGTCCGCGCGCTCGGCAACGACGCCGTCCCGCCCGACCCCGGCTACCTGCCCGCGTCCGGCGGCCTGTTCCGCGACCTGCTCATCCACGACCTGGACGCCGTCCCGTGGCTGGTCGGCGAACCCGTCACCGAGGTCTACGCCTCGGGTTCGGTGCTGGTGGACGAGGTGTTCGCCGCCGCCGACGACGTGGACAACGCCGTCGCGCTGCTCACGTTCGCGGGCGGCGCGCACGCCCTGCTCGCGGGCGGCAGGCACGACCCGGCGGGCTACGACCACCGCATCGAGGTGTTCGGCAGCCGCGACTGCCTGGCCGTCGGCGTGGACGAGCGCACCCCGCTGACCTCGCTCGAACCCGGCGGACGCGCCCCGGACGACCCGTACCCCGGCTTCCCCGAGCGGTTCCGCCGCGCCTACCTCGCCGAGGTCGCCACCTTCGTCGACGTGGCCGCGGGCCGCGCCGCCAACCCGTCACCGCCCAGGGACAGCCTGGTCAGCCTGCGCCTGGCCGAGGCGTGCGAGCGCTCCCGCCGCACCGGCGCGCCCGTGCGCCTGGTCGAGGAGCCGGTCGGCGCGAGGAGCGCGCGGTGA